Within the Bradyrhizobium cosmicum genome, the region GCAGGCCGGCGAGGTGATAGACCTGATCGACGCCTGCGATCGCAGCATCCACCGCGGCACCATCCAGCACCGAGCCTTGGACATGTTCAACGTCCGTGTTTGCCGCGGCCGGGGGCCGGACATCGAGAACACGCACCCGCTGCCCACGGGCGCGGAGCGCTTCTACGAGGTGATGTCCGATGAAACCACTGCCACCGGTAACCAGTACGAGAGCCATGCAGAAGGTTGCTGTTTCGCTTCTAGAATTATCGGGTTGAAAGGGAATTGGTCGGAAGAGGCGCCAGAATCGCGGCAAGGTCACGGCGGAAACCCAGCGCAATGAACAATTTCGCCATGACAAACATCGGCCCAAGCAACAGATGCGACGGAAATGTGAACAATGAGGCTTCGCGCCCCTCAAAAACCTTGTGGCCGATGGTCTGCGCGGCGACGCCGAGTCCGACCAGCGCGGCGAAAATCGCCCACATCAATGCGGTGCTGGCCTGCGACGAAATGGTCGTCGCGATCGAAAACAGCACGACGGAGACGGCCAGAATGCCGATCCCCAACGCCGTGTCCAGCAGCAGCCAATAGACGAGAACCGGCAGCGCCAGGATCACCGCCAGACTGACCTCGATCCCGAAGACCGGAACATGCACGAGCGTCAGCGGCAGCACGGCGCCGGTGAAGAGCAGGAGGATGCCGATCACATGCATCGCC harbors:
- a CDS encoding DUF962 domain-containing protein, which translates into the protein MGGYFQRQLAVYVEYHRDPRNTAMHVIGILLLFTGAVLPLTLVHVPVFGIEVSLAVILALPVLVYWLLLDTALGIGILAVSVVLFSIATTISSQASTALMWAIFAALVGLGVAAQTIGHKVFEGREASLFTFPSHLLLGPMFVMAKLFIALGFRRDLAAILAPLPTNSLSTR